A genomic segment from Pistricoccus aurantiacus encodes:
- the rpmA gene encoding 50S ribosomal protein L27: MAHKKAAGSTRNGRDSESKRLGVKLFGGQAAIPGNIIVRQRGTKFHAGTGVGVGKDYTLFALNEGVVKFETKGPKNRKFVSIVSA, from the coding sequence ATGGCTCACAAGAAGGCAGCCGGTTCTACCCGTAACGGTCGCGACTCCGAATCCAAGCGTCTAGGCGTCAAGCTGTTCGGCGGCCAGGCAGCGATTCCGGGCAATATCATCGTGCGTCAGCGCGGCACCAAGTTCCATGCCGGTACCGGCGTGGGCGTGGGCAAGGACTACACCTTGTTCGCTCTGAACGAAGGTGTTGTCAAGTTCGAGACCAAAGGCCCGAAGAATCGCAAGTTCGTCAGCATCGTTTCTGCCTGA
- the cgtA gene encoding Obg family GTPase CgtA codes for MQFVDEASIIVEAGRGGSGCMSFRREKYVPKGGPDGGDGGHGGSVYLIGDDALNTLIDFKYQRFYKAQNGQPGQGRQMSGKGGDDLHVKVPVGTTVIDQDTLEVIADVTEPGQVVLVAQAGRRGLGNIHFKSSTNRAPRRTTPGTEGERRNLRLEMKVMADVGLLGLPNAGKSTLIRAVSAAKPKVADYPFTTLVPNLGVVKLGAHEHFVMADVPGLIEGASEGAGLGLRFLKHLTRTRLLLHVVDVAPFDESDPVASVEAIAHELERFSPALSERPRWLVLNKLDLLVQDERRARVEAIVEGLGWTGPVFEISAISGEGTEALVQAVHRWLTEQRRLENEDETAAEAEREMRRRMEEESVARAESRLGRKRKSEDDGDDDFDDDDYDVEVEYAP; via the coding sequence ATGCAATTCGTCGACGAAGCCTCGATCATCGTGGAAGCCGGCCGGGGAGGGAGCGGCTGCATGAGCTTCCGCCGTGAGAAATACGTGCCCAAGGGCGGCCCGGACGGCGGCGATGGCGGACATGGCGGCAGCGTCTATCTGATCGGTGACGACGCCCTGAATACCCTGATCGACTTCAAGTATCAGCGCTTCTACAAGGCCCAGAACGGTCAGCCCGGTCAGGGCCGTCAGATGAGCGGCAAGGGCGGCGACGACCTGCACGTCAAGGTGCCGGTGGGCACCACGGTGATCGACCAGGATACTCTGGAGGTGATCGCCGACGTTACCGAGCCAGGGCAGGTGGTGCTGGTGGCTCAGGCGGGCCGACGCGGCCTGGGCAACATTCACTTCAAGTCCTCGACCAATCGCGCGCCGCGCCGCACCACCCCGGGCACCGAGGGCGAGCGGCGCAACCTGCGCCTGGAAATGAAGGTCATGGCGGACGTGGGTCTGCTGGGCTTGCCTAATGCGGGCAAGTCGACGTTGATTCGCGCCGTCTCCGCCGCCAAGCCCAAGGTGGCGGATTATCCTTTTACGACCCTGGTGCCCAATCTGGGGGTGGTCAAGCTCGGCGCCCACGAGCATTTCGTGATGGCGGACGTGCCCGGCTTGATCGAAGGCGCCTCCGAGGGCGCCGGGCTTGGGCTGCGTTTTCTCAAGCACCTGACCCGCACCCGGCTGCTGCTGCATGTGGTGGATGTGGCCCCTTTCGACGAGTCCGATCCGGTGGCGAGCGTGGAAGCCATCGCCCATGAGCTCGAACGGTTCTCCCCAGCGCTGTCCGAGCGCCCGCGCTGGCTGGTGCTCAACAAGCTCGATCTGCTCGTCCAGGATGAGCGCCGGGCACGAGTCGAGGCAATCGTCGAGGGGCTTGGCTGGACCGGGCCGGTCTTCGAGATCTCCGCCATCAGCGGTGAGGGCACCGAGGCTCTGGTTCAGGCAGTGCACCGCTGGTTGACGGAGCAGCGCCGGCTGGAAAACGAGGACGAGACCGCCGCGGAGGCAGAGCGGGAAATGCGGCGGCGCATGGAGGAGGAGTCCGTGGCCCGGGCGGAGTCGCGGCTGGGACGCAAGCGCAAGTCGGAGGATGATGGCGACGATGACTTTGACGACGATGACTACGATGTCGAGGTCGAGTACGCGCCATGA
- the proB gene encoding glutamate 5-kinase: MNDTQSPGREALINAQRLVVKIGSALLTNDGRGLDDAAIGEWVDQIAALHARGIQVVLVSSGAVAAGMVRLGWRVRPSAVHELQAAAAVGQNSLTECYEGHFARHGLLTAQILLTHDDLSNRKRYLNARSALRTLVGLRVVPVINENDTVVTNEIRFGDNDTLGALVANLLEADALVILTDQEGLFDADPRSNPQARLLSEGRAEDPRLAAVAGGGGALGRGGMATKVRAAALAARSGAVTAIASGRQPNVLARLIQGERLGTLLRPERAPIAARKRWLAGQLQVRGSLVLDAGAVKVLRKRGSSLLPVGVKSLSGSFVRGDMVVCMDEQGERVAKGLVNYGSNEARHILGKPSHQIASVLGYMEAPELIHRDNLIVL, encoded by the coding sequence ATGAACGATACCCAGTCACCCGGCCGCGAAGCGCTGATCAACGCTCAGCGGCTGGTGGTGAAGATTGGCAGTGCCCTGTTGACCAACGACGGTCGTGGACTGGACGATGCGGCCATCGGCGAGTGGGTCGATCAGATTGCCGCCCTGCACGCCCGCGGCATTCAGGTGGTGCTGGTGTCTTCCGGCGCGGTGGCGGCGGGGATGGTACGGCTGGGCTGGCGGGTGCGGCCTTCCGCGGTGCACGAGCTGCAGGCGGCGGCGGCGGTGGGCCAGAACAGCCTGACCGAATGCTATGAAGGCCACTTCGCTCGCCACGGACTGCTGACGGCGCAGATCCTGCTGACTCACGACGATCTTTCCAACCGCAAGCGCTACCTCAATGCGCGCTCGGCCCTGCGTACCCTGGTGGGGTTGAGAGTGGTGCCGGTGATCAACGAGAACGACACCGTGGTGACCAACGAGATTCGTTTCGGTGACAACGACACCCTGGGCGCCCTGGTAGCCAATCTGCTCGAGGCGGATGCTCTGGTGATTCTCACGGACCAGGAAGGTCTTTTCGACGCGGACCCGCGCAGCAATCCCCAGGCGCGGCTGCTCAGCGAGGGGCGAGCGGAGGACCCTCGTCTGGCGGCAGTGGCCGGCGGCGGCGGCGCCCTGGGACGCGGCGGTATGGCCACCAAGGTGCGGGCGGCGGCTCTGGCGGCGCGTTCCGGCGCGGTCACCGCCATCGCCAGCGGGCGTCAGCCAAACGTGCTCGCACGATTGATCCAGGGCGAGCGGCTGGGCACCTTGCTGCGGCCGGAGCGCGCGCCCATCGCCGCGCGCAAGCGCTGGCTGGCGGGTCAGCTTCAGGTGCGCGGCAGTCTGGTGCTGGACGCCGGCGCGGTCAAGGTGCTGCGCAAGCGCGGCTCTAGCCTGCTGCCGGTCGGGGTCAAGTCCCTGTCCGGCAGCTTCGTGCGCGGTGATATGGTGGTCTGCATGGACGAGCAGGGCGAGCGCGTCGCCAAGGGACTGGTCAACTACGGCAGCAACGAAGCCAGGCATATTCTCGGCAAGCCCAGCCATCAGATCGCGTCCGTGCTCGGCTATATGGAGGCGCCGGAGCTGATTCATCGGGATAACCTGATCGTGCTGTAA